The Geomonas agri genome contains the following window.
GATCTTTTGCAGGAGCGCGGCATTGCCCCCCCAAACCGAATCGGGGTAGTTCTTGTTGCCAATCAGGCTAAGCTGCACCTTCTGTGAAAATGCGAGAAATTCTTTCGGACCAAACCGGTGATAGTCCCTCTTTATCCTCCTTTGCATGACCATTGATGCCTCCTTTGCCGTTGGTGCGTTGGTTTCCACGCAAAATTAGATATAGCTAACGGGCTAAAGGATATAAAGCACCTTGCACATGTCAAGCGGCTGGGACGACACCAGGCTCCCTTCCTCGATCGTAAGGGCTGGTGACAACGAACAGGTGTAACGGGAAAGGACCGTATCATAGTGTCGGGCTCATTCCGAAACTGGCGGAGCCCACTTCAGCAGCGGGCTTTGTTTTTTTGCCGCTCCGGCTGACTCTTTACCCCGAGCCTGGTCTGATGCCGGCGGTTTCCCCAGGAGAAAGTTCCTCACCTTTTCCGAAAGGGGGACGGAGGTTTCTCCGACGGAGACATCCTGGATATCCTTAGCGGGGCCCGACAAGGTAACTGTCTGTACCTCACCGGAGGCGTACGTGATGACCAGGGTGTCGGCAAAAGCAGGACAGGCGACTGCCACTGCCAAGGCAGCCACGGTTAACGACTTCGTGCAGTAGTTCATGACATCTTCCTTTCTACGGCTATATTTTGTTTCTCTGTGATCATTTGCCCTACAGTGAAGGCTAGGTAGCCAAGTAGCATCGTAAAAAATGCAGCGGAAATGTATTTAGCGGCTGCCCGCAAAGGTGTGTCGACGAACCTGAGGGTAACGAGATGATTTCCAGGAGCGACCCCGATGAGAATTGCTCCACTTCCTGTCTCCACCCCGACCGGCACGGCGACTCCGTCAATGTCGGCTATCCAGCCTGGATAGTACGAGGTGGCGACCCTCACGACAGCTCGCGTCGAAGCATTTGCCGCCAGGACACGACGCTCCGGTAACCACTCCCGTACCTGCGACGATGCGGTACCGGCAACAGTTTCAACTTTTATTGTTTTTTTAGTCAGCAGTGCATCAAGTTCCGTTACCGTCGCAGGGGTGTATTCCCGTGCCACGGGATAGCCCCGGTATCCTGCTGCGATGGTGCTACCGCTCTTGGCCACAATGATCCCCCCGACCAACAGTACCGTAAGCAGGGAGTACACCACGGCCTTATCACGCGTCCCAGAACCTGCACATCCGGCACCTCCTGAAACCACCTTCCCGGCGAGGAAACACAAGGAAACCTCCATCAGCGACAGGAAACGCCAAGGGAATTGCAGGGTGGCTAAGCCGGGGAGTGCCACCCACAGCGGTCCGGACAAGGGCGTTGTCATGAAGAGGGCAACCAGGAACAGCAGGGTGAAAAAGGTATGCTCCCCCTCCTCTTTCTCTTTCGCCCCGCCCCGTAGCACAGCAACCAGCGAGATGAATACGACCAGGTCCAAAATGGTGGCGAGATGTAGCATGGCCCCGAAATTATGCAATCCCTGCGGCGCGTGCCCCAGCCAGAACAGGAAGTTATCC
Protein-coding sequences here:
- a CDS encoding 6-pyruvoyl-tetrahydropterin synthase-related protein — translated: MWNLLTDILARARSCRIGIAYALLALGACCFAAQPLVRQALPLAHDVGFHLFQADQFASSLHSGVILPRWVADANMGYGSPNFVFYAPLSYYLTAALNLLSGSVQAAMIVTILLAFFISGIAMFHAAGRLCGREGALVAGILYQVLPYHLLDLYARCTLAELFAFTWFPLVFLFAHGVFSSDRKHLHAAGLSVTYAALILTHLVSGYIFTPVLLAFFVFEYLSHKKVRDATLAMTAMAGGLGLASFYLVPVVFERKFVHIDFIVRCFVGNFRDNFLFWLGHAPQGLHNFGAMLHLATILDLVVFISLVAVLRGGAKEKEEGEHTFFTLLFLVALFMTTPLSGPLWVALPGLATLQFPWRFLSLMEVSLCFLAGKVVSGGAGCAGSGTRDKAVVYSLLTVLLVGGIIVAKSGSTIAAGYRGYPVAREYTPATVTELDALLTKKTIKVETVAGTASSQVREWLPERRVLAANASTRAVVRVATSYYPGWIADIDGVAVPVGVETGSGAILIGVAPGNHLVTLRFVDTPLRAAAKYISAAFFTMLLGYLAFTVGQMITEKQNIAVERKMS